ATTCTTTATATAAAGAATTAGAATTTTTATTAGACTTAAATCCCAATAGTATTAAACCGTTATTAGAAGAGTTTATTAGAAATAGAGTTACTTTCTTTTTGAATGAGCCAAATGCATCGAAGTTTTTTTACCAATTACTGCATAATGAAAACTTTTTTGCATCAGAAGTTATTAAGGAAAAAAGTGCTGAGTTAATGAAGAGTATTAAAAAAATTGGTGTCAAATCTGGGGAGATTTCAAAAGATACAACGGTTTACCAATTGCATTATCACATTTTAGTATATGCGGTAGATTACATCAATTTTACTCGAAAAAATATTTTTGGAGAACAAGATGTAACAATACATGATGTAGAGAAATTAACGGATAATATTATGAAAATTTTAAAATAAATGAATATCAATTTAAAATTTAAACCAATGAAATTGAAGAGAATGGGAGTGTTATTCTCCTGTGTTTTGTGTTTTCTATCAGCGTTTACAAATGCACAAGATATTACATTAAGGCAAGCATATGATTTAATGTTGTCTAAAAATGGAGATGTAAAAGCATCTAGCTTTGAAGTAAAAGCGATGGAAGAAGAGCATAAAGCTACAAAAGGATTGCGTTTACCAACGCTGGGTGTTTCTGGTACTTATATGCATTTAGATAAAGATATTTCGGCAGATTTAAATGAGCAAAGAAATATGGTAGGTGGTTTATTAGGTATTACAGATCCAGCTGCAGTTTTAGGTAGTTGGGATTTTACGTTGCAAGAAAAAAACTTGGGTTTTGCAACTGCAGATATATCGATGCCTATTTATGCCGGAGGAAAAATAAATGCCGCCAATAAAGCATCAGAAATAAAATTAGCATTATCGGAAACAAAGCATAAAATAAAGGAAGATCAATTAACGGTACAGTTAATAAATTACTTTTTTAAGTTAAAATTAGCTAAAGAAGCTTTGCAGTTAAGGCAAGAAGTTTACAATGTTATTTTGTTACATAATAACCAAGCAATGAAGTTTTTCGAAAATGGTATCATTCCAGAAGTAGAAACATTAAATGCAAAAGTAGCGCTGTCTAATGCAAATAGGGAATTGTTAGGTGCTAAAAAAGATGTTGATTTAGCTACCACAGCTGTTCAAAACTTAATAGGAGTAAATTCCATTTCTGAGTTTAGTAGTGATTTTAAAGAACCAACCATTGTAAAACCTTTGCAAGAATTTACTAGTGATATGCTGACTGCAAATGAACAGTTAAAAATCATTAAAAAAAATTATGAGTTAGCAAAAGTAGGTGTTAAAGTAGAAAACAGTGATTATTTTCCGAAGGTTGGTGTTTCTGGAAAATACATTCTTTGGAAAGATAATTTACCTTTAGTAGATACAAAGTGGTTTGTTGGTGTTGGTGTAGAGTGGGAATTGTTTAATGGTTTTCAAAGAGAACATAAAGTAAAAGCATCTAAATATAAAATTTCTCAAGTAGAAGAAATAGATAGGCAAGCAAGATTAAATTTAACAACGTATACAGAAAAATTGTACAATACCATGCAAAAGGAATTGGAGCAGTATGAAAGTTTAAAAACCGATGAAGCATTGGCAAACCGATTAAAGTTTATGAGAACTCGTGCTTTTGAAGAAGGAACGGGAACTTCTTTAGAAGTTGTGGATGCAACTTTAAAATTATCAGAAATTAAATTACATAAAATAAAAGCCTTATACGAGTACAATGTAGCTTACGGAGAGTTAATGGTACTTACAGGTAAAACAGCTTCTTTCTTAAATCAAAATTAATATTAAAATGAGAAATCCAAAATTTATAAAGTCATTAATAGGTGTTGTAATTATTTCAATTATCGTACTTATAGGTGTGTGGTTCTTAACAAAACCTAAATCTGTTATTTTACAAGGTAGAATAGAAGCTAAAGAAATTTATTTATCGTCTAAAATACCTACACGAATTAATTCTTTTGAAGTTAAAGAAGGACAAAGTGTTAAAAAAGGACAATTATTAGCAACGCTTTTAAGTCCAGAAATTATGGCAAAAGAGCAACAAGCTTTGGCGTTAAGAGATGCTGCAAATGCTCAAAAAAATAAAGCACAAAATGGCGCAAGATCAGAAGAAATTAGAGCAGCCAAAAGTGTTTATGAAAAAGCGACTGCAGCTGCCAATGTAATGAATAAAACATACACTCGTATGGCAAACTTATTTAAAGACGGCGTAATTTCTGAACAAAAACGAGATGAAATATTTGCAAAAAAAGAAGTTGCCTTAAAGGACCAAGAAGCGGCATTAAGTATGTATCAGATGGCAATGAAAGGCGCTAGAAATGAAGATATAGATGCTGCAACAGCTATGGTAAAACAAGCAGATGGCGCTTTAACAGAATTAGAAGGTTATAAAAATGAACGTAATATTATTGCACCAATAGATGCCGAAGTTCTTAACTTTTTACCAGAAGAAGGAGAGTTAATTGGTGCGGGTTATCCGGTGGTTCATTTGGTAGATTTAACAAATAGTTACGCCATATTAAACATTAAAGAAACTAGCCTTTTCAACTTTAAAAAAGAAAGTGTTTTTGAAGCAACGATTCCTGCTTTAAAGAATAAAAAAGTACAATTTAAAATTTACTATGTAGCTGCTTTAGGAGATTATGCTACTTGGAGTGCAACCAAGGCTTCTGGAGATTTTGATATTAGAACTTTTGAAATTAAAGCGATGCCAGTTACAAAAGAAGTAGATTTAAGACCTGGAATGAGTATTTTAATTGATTATTCTCAATTTAATGAGTAAAATGAAACCCTCTTTACGGATTGCAAAAAGAGAGATTGCTCTGTTGTTTAACAGTAAGTCGTCTTTTGTTCTTGCAATAATACTGCCTTTTGTGTCCATTTTGTTTTTCAATACGCTTTTAAGTGAAGGTGTTGCGAGAGATTTACCCGTTGCTGTGGTAGATTTAGATCATACGGCAACCTCTAGAAATGTCATTGCTCAGTTAGATGCTGCGCCAGAGATTAAAATTGGTTTTTTCCCTTTAGATCAGCAAAAAGGAGAAGCATTAATTCGTTTAGGAAAAGCGTATGGTGTCATTACAATTCCTAAGAACTTTGAAGCAGATTTAAAAAGTGGAAAACAAGTACATATCATCAATCAATACAATAGTAATTTATTATTGGCAGGAGGATTAGAGTATAAAGCATTTAGAAAAGTAATTGGTACAATTTCGGCAGGTATAAATATCGAAAAACAACGTAAAAAAGGAGTTTCCATGCAACAAGCATTGGTTAATTATCAGCCTATTTTGGCCAATAATCATGTGTTGTCAAATCCATTTACAAACTATTCGTATTATTTGAATACAGGTTTTTTAACCATGTTTTTTCAGTTATTTGTCATGCTAACTACAATTTATTGCTTTGGAGCAGATTTAAAATATAGTAAAGGAAATAAGTTATTGAATATTACAAATGGACGTTTATCAGCAATTATTTTAGGAAAAGTTTTACCTTATACTGTATGGTTTTTGTTGGTAGGTATTATTACGTTATTAAGTATGTACGTATGGCAAGATTTTCCGTTTTTGGGAAGTAAAATAACAGTTTTGGTTGGTTTACTTTTATTGATTTTAGCAAATCAATCATTCGCTTTATTCTTTATTGCTATCAGTGGTAGTTTTAGGGAAGCATTAACAATTGGTTCTGGATTTGGAGCTGTAAGTCTTTCTTTTTCAGGAATTACATTCCCTATTTTTGGAATGCCAGAAGTATTGCAATGGTTAAGTCAGGTTTTTCCATTTACGCATTTCTTTGAATTATTATTAGATCAATCACAACGAGGATTTCCTGTATTTTATTCTTTAAAATCGATTATTATTTTAGTTGTTTTATGTATTGTACCAATTGCAATAAGTTGGCTTAAATTAAAAAGATTGTTTTTAAAAGGAAGCTTTAATCACCGTATTTAAAAATGAAAAATTTATATAAATTTATCTACAAAGGAATCATCTCATTTAAGCATACGTTTGGTACCGAATGGAATTCAATTAAATCGGACAAAGCAGTGGCAAGCACTTTTTTATCTGTAACACTTATTATTTTGGTAGTGTACACGTATATATATTCAAACCAAATAATTAAAGAAGTTCCGGTAGCAATTGTAAACCAAGATGGTACTAGAATGAGTAGAGATTATATTGCCATGTTAGCTGCTACAGAAGGTACAAAAACAATCACCACATTTACAGATTTAGAAGCTGCTAAAGTAGCCTATTATTCAAGAAATGTACAGGGAATTGTTATTGTACCAAAGAATTTTGAAAAGAATATTAGAAGCGGTAGACAAACAACAATTACAACTTTTTCTGATGCTGCTAACATGTTATTTTATAAACGTGTTTTAGGAGATGTTACTGAAGTAAACGGTTATTTTAGCGCAGGAATTTCAATTAAAAAAGAAATGGCAAAAGGTGTTTCTTTTGATGAAGCTCAGAAAAATTATACACCTATAAAAGCAATATCGACCAGTTTATTTAATACTAATTCTGGGTATGCAACTTATTTGATTCCGATGTTAACCGCCTTAATTATTCAATTAGTTTTATTAATGGGAATTGGTCTTTTAAGTGGTTCTAGACGAGAAGCAAAATCTACACATAAAAAATTTCCAAGAATATTACATAAAGGTGGCGTACTCTCTGTTTTATTAGCAAAAGCGTGTTTATATACTTTAATTTAT
The nucleotide sequence above comes from Polaribacter butkevichii. Encoded proteins:
- a CDS encoding ABC transporter permease; its protein translation is MSKMKPSLRIAKREIALLFNSKSSFVLAIILPFVSILFFNTLLSEGVARDLPVAVVDLDHTATSRNVIAQLDAAPEIKIGFFPLDQQKGEALIRLGKAYGVITIPKNFEADLKSGKQVHIINQYNSNLLLAGGLEYKAFRKVIGTISAGINIEKQRKKGVSMQQALVNYQPILANNHVLSNPFTNYSYYLNTGFLTMFFQLFVMLTTIYCFGADLKYSKGNKLLNITNGRLSAIILGKVLPYTVWFLLVGIITLLSMYVWQDFPFLGSKITVLVGLLLLILANQSFALFFIAISGSFREALTIGSGFGAVSLSFSGITFPIFGMPEVLQWLSQVFPFTHFFELLLDQSQRGFPVFYSLKSIIILVVLCIVPIAISWLKLKRLFLKGSFNHRI
- a CDS encoding HlyD family secretion protein, with protein sequence MRNPKFIKSLIGVVIISIIVLIGVWFLTKPKSVILQGRIEAKEIYLSSKIPTRINSFEVKEGQSVKKGQLLATLLSPEIMAKEQQALALRDAANAQKNKAQNGARSEEIRAAKSVYEKATAAANVMNKTYTRMANLFKDGVISEQKRDEIFAKKEVALKDQEAALSMYQMAMKGARNEDIDAATAMVKQADGALTELEGYKNERNIIAPIDAEVLNFLPEEGELIGAGYPVVHLVDLTNSYAILNIKETSLFNFKKESVFEATIPALKNKKVQFKIYYVAALGDYATWSATKASGDFDIRTFEIKAMPVTKEVDLRPGMSILIDYSQFNE
- a CDS encoding ABC transporter permease, whose protein sequence is MKNLYKFIYKGIISFKHTFGTEWNSIKSDKAVASTFLSVTLIILVVYTYIYSNQIIKEVPVAIVNQDGTRMSRDYIAMLAATEGTKTITTFTDLEAAKVAYYSRNVQGIVIVPKNFEKNIRSGRQTTITTFSDAANMLFYKRVLGDVTEVNGYFSAGISIKKEMAKGVSFDEAQKNYTPIKAISTSLFNTNSGYATYLIPMLTALIIQLVLLMGIGLLSGSRREAKSTHKKFPRILHKGGVLSVLLAKACLYTLIYIVIIPVQVGIVYTLFGIPVRSSLLSIYVFIIPYIFSVVFLGISISSFFKRREDSIVFLVLLSIPSLMLSGLSFPAEGFSNFYKFISEIIPSTAGMNGFVKLTQMEASFVDVLKEWNHLWLLTIIYFVIAAISLKVRAKKELALNKAL
- a CDS encoding TolC family protein, with protein sequence MKLKRMGVLFSCVLCFLSAFTNAQDITLRQAYDLMLSKNGDVKASSFEVKAMEEEHKATKGLRLPTLGVSGTYMHLDKDISADLNEQRNMVGGLLGITDPAAVLGSWDFTLQEKNLGFATADISMPIYAGGKINAANKASEIKLALSETKHKIKEDQLTVQLINYFFKLKLAKEALQLRQEVYNVILLHNNQAMKFFENGIIPEVETLNAKVALSNANRELLGAKKDVDLATTAVQNLIGVNSISEFSSDFKEPTIVKPLQEFTSDMLTANEQLKIIKKNYELAKVGVKVENSDYFPKVGVSGKYILWKDNLPLVDTKWFVGVGVEWELFNGFQREHKVKASKYKISQVEEIDRQARLNLTTYTEKLYNTMQKELEQYESLKTDEALANRLKFMRTRAFEEGTGTSLEVVDATLKLSEIKLHKIKALYEYNVAYGELMVLTGKTASFLNQN
- a CDS encoding TetR/AcrR family transcriptional regulator gives rise to the protein MARKIDEDKIARIKDAIMHTIVENGIEATTIAMIAKKANVSGGYLYRTYAGKQDLINELYHDKVNSLYKELEFLLDLNPNSIKPLLEEFIRNRVTFFLNEPNASKFFYQLLHNENFFASEVIKEKSAELMKSIKKIGVKSGEISKDTTVYQLHYHILVYAVDYINFTRKNIFGEQDVTIHDVEKLTDNIMKILK